A stretch of the Tautonia marina genome encodes the following:
- a CDS encoding TolC family protein, with protein sequence MNTRIWLVLLSISAWTLGMASQPGETHLAMQDRQEAPFRPFPFSIPPERQTGPPRAEGELPSERGLPPTDMPGQREGPPRAQGVAPPLSQPDQLRPEPLPGSPPLGPVLGVGEDSALPPIFSQTKPLDLPGLKDDSPGASSFGGARPIAPGDGFGPPPQLGPRPGSDVDLFASPGPLPPIAPGEQPDPDAIRRLVEPIDLIPSEGLFAEFSPLLPQPPPVDDPEPPVPLSLSEILTAAENSYPPFLEILQQPRIATADLQRVLGPFDLRLDAEGRNWALGYYQRWLYDIFASQRSTNWGTRYFAGYRLGLGVWPIYYQYLDTLNGGAYVAGMEVPLLKNGPIDAERAKVMQAELARRQVTPAVSRRRIDLIRDVTKVYWNWVAIGQNYWIKAELLRIAEDRNRAIARQIELGLVSPLELVDNQRIIVQRQAMVLDAKRRFQQAALELSLYNRDARGFPDIPAPDRVPPAFPQMLKPDVDRLGDDIEAALLLRPELLDLNLESQVLDIDRRLAENSLLPELNFYLYAEQNTGPPKTTNRNDIAAQVEQRIERNKAPFIMEASLLFSVPLQRREPRGRLRVADAKITQLRLRQQFLRDQIVVQVKDAVAALQATYGQMIALEQAYEAARRLELAERRRFELGLSSVLLVYIREQATADALSQTIDAGYRFFTALADYRAALGLDALPPDSVTIPLPPDHFSTLEYHKTGRY encoded by the coding sequence ATGAATACGCGGATCTGGCTCGTCTTGCTCTCGATCTCCGCCTGGACGCTGGGCATGGCGTCCCAGCCGGGCGAGACGCATCTGGCCATGCAAGATCGGCAGGAAGCGCCGTTCCGCCCCTTCCCCTTCTCCATTCCCCCCGAGCGCCAGACCGGACCCCCGCGCGCCGAAGGGGAATTACCCTCCGAGCGTGGCCTGCCCCCCACCGACATGCCCGGCCAGCGCGAAGGACCGCCCCGAGCCCAGGGGGTCGCGCCTCCCCTCTCGCAACCCGACCAGCTCCGACCCGAGCCGTTGCCGGGCTCGCCACCGCTGGGCCCGGTCCTCGGCGTGGGAGAAGACAGCGCACTTCCTCCCATCTTTTCCCAGACCAAACCCCTCGATCTTCCCGGCCTGAAGGACGACTCCCCCGGCGCCTCCAGCTTCGGCGGCGCGCGGCCGATCGCCCCGGGCGACGGCTTCGGACCTCCCCCCCAGCTTGGCCCGAGGCCCGGCTCCGACGTCGATCTGTTCGCCTCTCCCGGCCCCTTGCCGCCGATCGCCCCCGGAGAGCAGCCCGACCCCGACGCCATCCGCCGCCTCGTCGAGCCGATCGACCTGATCCCCTCCGAGGGCCTCTTTGCCGAGTTCTCCCCCTTGCTCCCGCAGCCTCCTCCCGTCGATGATCCCGAGCCACCCGTCCCCCTGAGCCTCTCCGAGATCCTCACCGCTGCCGAAAATTCTTACCCGCCGTTCCTCGAAATCCTCCAGCAACCTCGAATCGCCACGGCCGACCTCCAGCGCGTGCTCGGCCCCTTCGATCTCCGCCTCGACGCCGAAGGGCGCAACTGGGCTCTCGGCTACTACCAACGCTGGCTCTACGACATCTTCGCCTCCCAGCGCTCCACCAACTGGGGCACACGCTACTTCGCCGGCTACCGCCTCGGCCTCGGGGTCTGGCCGATTTATTACCAGTACCTCGACACGCTCAACGGCGGTGCCTACGTCGCCGGCATGGAAGTTCCGTTGCTCAAGAACGGCCCCATTGACGCCGAACGCGCCAAGGTGATGCAGGCCGAACTGGCCCGCCGTCAGGTCACTCCCGCCGTCTCCCGACGCCGGATCGACCTGATCCGAGACGTCACCAAGGTCTACTGGAACTGGGTCGCCATCGGCCAGAACTACTGGATCAAGGCCGAGCTGCTCCGGATCGCCGAGGACCGCAACCGCGCCATCGCCCGACAGATCGAGCTGGGCCTCGTCTCTCCCCTCGAACTGGTCGATAACCAGCGGATCATCGTTCAGCGCCAGGCGATGGTGCTCGACGCCAAGCGACGCTTCCAGCAAGCCGCGCTCGAACTCTCGCTCTACAACCGAGATGCCCGAGGCTTCCCCGACATCCCGGCCCCCGATCGCGTTCCCCCGGCCTTCCCTCAGATGCTCAAGCCCGACGTGGATCGGTTAGGCGACGACATCGAGGCCGCGCTCTTGCTCCGGCCCGAACTGCTCGACCTGAACCTCGAATCCCAGGTCCTCGACATCGACCGCCGCCTGGCCGAGAACTCCCTCCTGCCCGAGCTGAACTTCTACCTCTACGCCGAGCAGAACACCGGCCCCCCCAAGACCACCAACCGCAACGACATCGCCGCCCAGGTCGAGCAGCGGATCGAACGCAACAAGGCCCCGTTCATCATGGAAGCCTCGTTGCTCTTTTCCGTCCCCCTCCAGCGTCGCGAGCCTCGCGGCCGACTCCGCGTGGCCGACGCGAAGATCACCCAGCTTCGCCTCCGCCAGCAATTCCTCCGCGATCAGATCGTCGTGCAGGTCAAGGACGCCGTGGCCGCGCTCCAGGCCACGTATGGACAGATGATCGCGCTCGAACAGGCCTACGAGGCCGCTCGCCGTCTCGAACTGGCCGAGCGCCGCCGCTTCGAGCTGGGCCTCAGCAGCGTTCTTCTCGTCTACATCCGCGAACAGGCCACCGCCGACGCCCTCTCCCAGACCATCGACGCCGGCTACCGCTTCTTCACCGCCCTTGCCGACTACCGCGCCGCCCTCGGCCTCGACGCCCTCCCTCCCGACTCCGTCACCATCCCCCTCCCTCCCGACCACTTCAGCACGCTCGAATATCACAAAACCGGCCGCTATTGA
- a CDS encoding putative bifunctional diguanylate cyclase/phosphodiesterase: MTTTMEDPAGVSGQSQTFLLQVLDTLPAAAYTCDVTGLITYCNRNAVDVWGRTPRINDPADRFCGSYRLYYSDGRVMPHDECWMARTLKDQASYNGQEVVIEQPNGAIRWALAHANPMLDAEGRLLGASNVLVDITERKRFEEQLAYQASHDSLTGLANRSKLLESLDQALADAERRGEPFALMILDLDGFKRINDTFGHEAGDAVLMQMRPRLQKVVSRHDLVARLGGDEFGIVLRGADEARARRVAAAILASIALPMTVGDRRLTVGASLGIATWPNEGRNASDLLRHADMAMYSAKRSRTGLEVYADSQPTTIPHEHSLACELSRALEQGAMELHYQPIVDLASWDVVGVEALVRWPHPERSLIHPIDLMPLVESHGLSTQLDQWVFVEAMRQQRAWRDRGLLLELSVNLSIESLLDDRFLNTMLELIEESPPYRMTVELSERSVVSDPGRAQQSLDRFRTLGVRVALDDYGTGYSGLDHVKLLTVDEVKLDRSFVRGLPGSTTDARIAEAVLSLSHALGLVVTAEGAEDDEALDWLVAHGCDRVQGFCLSEPLPPDRLVAWLESTDRTTRRSVAEFLLEG, encoded by the coding sequence GTGACCACGACGATGGAAGACCCTGCCGGTGTCTCTGGGCAGTCGCAGACGTTTCTTCTTCAGGTGCTCGACACACTGCCGGCGGCGGCCTACACGTGCGATGTGACGGGGCTGATCACCTACTGCAACCGGAATGCGGTGGACGTGTGGGGACGGACGCCCCGGATTAACGATCCAGCCGACCGCTTTTGCGGCTCGTACCGTCTGTATTACTCGGACGGCCGGGTGATGCCGCACGACGAGTGCTGGATGGCGAGGACGCTGAAGGATCAGGCGTCGTATAACGGGCAGGAAGTGGTGATCGAGCAGCCGAACGGGGCGATCCGGTGGGCCTTGGCGCATGCGAACCCGATGCTCGACGCGGAGGGGCGGTTGCTGGGGGCGTCGAACGTTCTGGTGGACATCACGGAGCGGAAGCGGTTCGAGGAGCAACTGGCGTATCAGGCTTCGCACGACTCGCTGACGGGGCTGGCGAACCGATCGAAGCTGCTCGAGTCGCTCGACCAGGCGTTGGCCGATGCCGAGCGGCGAGGGGAGCCGTTTGCGCTCATGATCCTGGACCTCGACGGCTTCAAGCGGATCAACGACACGTTCGGGCACGAGGCGGGGGACGCGGTCTTGATGCAGATGCGTCCTCGGTTGCAGAAGGTGGTTTCCAGGCACGATCTGGTGGCGAGGCTGGGGGGAGATGAGTTCGGAATCGTGCTGCGAGGGGCCGACGAGGCCCGCGCGAGGCGCGTGGCCGCGGCGATTCTGGCCTCGATCGCCCTGCCGATGACGGTCGGTGACCGGCGGTTGACGGTCGGGGCGAGCCTGGGGATTGCGACCTGGCCGAACGAGGGGCGGAATGCCTCAGACTTGCTCAGGCATGCCGATATGGCGATGTATTCGGCCAAGCGGTCGAGAACGGGCTTGGAGGTTTATGCCGACTCGCAGCCGACGACGATTCCGCATGAGCATTCGCTGGCCTGTGAGTTGAGCCGGGCGCTCGAACAGGGCGCGATGGAGCTGCACTATCAGCCGATCGTCGATCTGGCGTCGTGGGACGTGGTCGGCGTGGAGGCGTTGGTACGCTGGCCGCATCCGGAGCGGTCGTTGATTCATCCGATTGATTTGATGCCGCTGGTCGAATCGCACGGATTATCGACGCAACTGGATCAATGGGTGTTTGTCGAGGCGATGCGGCAGCAACGGGCCTGGCGGGATCGGGGGTTGTTGCTGGAATTGAGCGTGAACCTGTCGATCGAAAGCTTGCTGGACGATCGGTTCCTGAACACGATGCTGGAACTCATCGAGGAGTCTCCCCCGTACCGGATGACGGTCGAGCTGAGCGAGCGGTCGGTGGTGAGCGATCCGGGCCGAGCCCAGCAGTCACTCGATCGCTTCCGAACGCTGGGAGTTCGGGTGGCCCTCGATGATTACGGTACCGGATATTCCGGGCTTGATCATGTGAAGCTGTTGACGGTCGATGAGGTGAAGCTGGACCGGTCGTTCGTGCGCGGGTTGCCCGGTTCGACCACCGACGCGAGAATCGCCGAGGCGGTGCTCTCGCTCAGCCACGCGCTGGGCCTGGTCGTCACCGCCGAAGGGGCCGAGGACGACGAGGCCCTCGACTGGCTGGTGGCGCACGGGTGCGATCGTGTCCAGGGTTTCTGCCTATCGGAACCCTTGCCGCCGGATCGGCTGGTCGCGTGGCTGGAGTCGACGGACAGGACCACGCGGCGGTCGGTCGCCGAATTCCTGTTGGAGGGGTGA
- a CDS encoding SRPBCC domain-containing protein produces the protein MKPAVVNTPSDTQVEVVRSFDAPVSSVWKPFTDADLVRHWMLGPPGWSMPICEMDFRVEGKYENVFRNEANGSKIAIVGNFREIETHSKIVQDEKHLIGNSADGTSQETVITITFQETNLGTTVTTLIEYASTKARDEALATGMGVAMEMGYCRIDELLVSSSRSSFPVDWTDHSE, from the coding sequence ATGAAACCAGCAGTCGTAAACACCCCGTCTGACACCCAGGTTGAGGTCGTGAGAAGCTTCGATGCGCCTGTTAGCTCGGTTTGGAAACCTTTCACCGACGCCGACTTGGTTCGTCACTGGATGCTCGGACCGCCGGGCTGGTCGATGCCCATCTGCGAGATGGATTTTCGAGTCGAAGGCAAGTATGAGAACGTGTTTCGAAATGAAGCAAACGGATCGAAGATTGCAATTGTCGGCAACTTTCGTGAAATCGAAACGCATAGCAAGATCGTTCAAGACGAAAAGCACCTGATAGGCAATTCAGCCGATGGCACAAGCCAAGAAACGGTCATTACCATCACTTTTCAGGAAACGAACCTGGGAACGACGGTCACCACGTTGATCGAGTATGCGTCAACAAAGGCACGCGATGAGGCCCTGGCGACTGGGATGGGAGTTGCAATGGAAATGGGCTACTGTCGCATCGATGAGCTGTTAGTTAGCTCATCGCGTTCGAGTTTTCCAGTCGATTGGACCGACCACAGCGAATAG
- a CDS encoding HAD family hydrolase — MSKPLLILDLDETLASATTEHRPDLGEPDFRVASFAVYRRPHLAEFLRTVAGWYDLSVWSSASGPYVLALVGGLFPDPSSLRFVWSCERCTRRLHPETQEYYWVKDLKKVKRVGFALERVLMIDDTPAKLERNYGNHLRVHLFEGQPADTELRDMLPFLDRLRTVENMRAVEKRYWRRLAGAADA; from the coding sequence GTGAGCAAGCCCCTCCTGATCCTCGACCTTGACGAGACGCTGGCCTCTGCCACCACCGAGCATCGGCCCGACCTCGGAGAACCCGACTTCCGCGTCGCCTCCTTCGCCGTCTACCGGCGGCCCCACCTCGCCGAGTTCCTTCGTACCGTCGCCGGCTGGTATGATCTCTCCGTCTGGTCGTCCGCCAGCGGCCCTTACGTCCTTGCACTGGTCGGCGGCCTGTTCCCCGATCCCTCGTCGCTCCGGTTCGTCTGGTCGTGTGAACGCTGTACCCGGCGGCTCCATCCCGAGACCCAGGAGTACTACTGGGTCAAGGACCTGAAGAAGGTCAAGCGGGTCGGCTTCGCCCTGGAGCGGGTTCTGATGATCGATGACACGCCAGCGAAGCTGGAGCGGAACTACGGCAACCACCTGAGGGTGCACCTCTTCGAGGGCCAACCAGCAGACACCGAGTTGCGGGACATGCTGCCGTTTCTCGACCGCCTGCGCACCGTCGAGAATATGCGGGCTGTCGAAAAGCGGTACTGGAGGCGCCTGGCCGGCGCGGCCGACGCCTAA
- the miaA gene encoding tRNA (adenosine(37)-N6)-dimethylallyltransferase MiaA codes for MPTTNPFHQAIYLTGPTASGKTSVGIALAERLNAEILALDSMTLYRGMDIGTAKPTEAERRGVPHHLIDVLDPWQSASVADYRSWAAEALADIASRNRTALFVGGTPMYLKALLRGLFDGPAADPELRQTLEDEADRLGNAALHARLAAVDPASASRLHPNDRRRIIRALEVFTLTGRPLSTLQHEHDQPAPASVPVVCLDRPRAELYDRINRRVASMFADGLIDEVRRLLAQPHPPHTVPMQGVGYREVLDLLSGRLPSEAAAIDLIQTRTRQFAKRQLTWFRSLSEVQFLPLSDPAPPDQTAERLLSLLP; via the coding sequence ATGCCCACGACCAACCCCTTTCATCAGGCGATCTACCTGACCGGCCCGACCGCCTCGGGCAAGACGAGCGTCGGCATCGCCCTGGCCGAGCGGCTCAACGCCGAGATCCTCGCGCTCGACTCGATGACCCTGTACCGAGGCATGGACATCGGCACCGCCAAGCCCACCGAAGCCGAGCGCCGAGGCGTCCCGCACCACCTGATCGACGTGCTTGACCCCTGGCAATCGGCCTCCGTCGCCGACTACCGCTCCTGGGCCGCCGAGGCCCTGGCCGACATCGCCTCGCGCAACCGAACCGCCCTGTTCGTCGGCGGCACACCGATGTATCTGAAAGCCTTGCTCCGCGGCCTGTTCGACGGCCCCGCCGCCGACCCCGAACTCCGCCAGACGCTCGAAGACGAGGCCGACCGGCTTGGCAACGCCGCCCTGCACGCCCGGCTCGCCGCCGTCGATCCGGCCTCCGCCTCTCGCCTGCACCCGAACGACCGCCGACGGATCATCCGCGCTCTCGAAGTATTCACCCTCACCGGCCGACCCCTCAGCACTCTCCAGCACGAGCACGACCAGCCCGCTCCCGCCTCCGTCCCCGTTGTCTGCCTCGATCGCCCCCGCGCCGAGCTGTACGACCGCATCAACCGCCGTGTCGCATCCATGTTCGCCGATGGCCTGATCGACGAGGTCCGCCGCCTGCTCGCCCAGCCGCACCCGCCCCACACCGTCCCCATGCAAGGCGTCGGCTACCGCGAGGTCCTCGACCTCCTCTCCGGCCGGCTCCCCTCCGAGGCCGCCGCCATCGACCTCATCCAGACCCGCACCCGCCAGTTCGCCAAGCGCCAGCTCACCTGGTTCCGCTCCCTCTCCGAGGTCCAGTTCCTTCCCCTCTCCGACCCCGCCCCCCCCGATCAGACCGCCGAGCGGCTGCTCTCCCTCCTCCCCTGA
- a CDS encoding diadenylate cyclase: protein MPEPTVPIPERSFRSNSRLVGLYHALLRQQLDHFFPDSRLRLEGDHSPIHWNAQPDEPNYHLLSDPDGLDLIIDWFGSRYIFQPVSPVPLLSSERKLVETIVRVLDLRFRTLIDVDAVDRTELFDYALEDVIVTEYLDPPAPMRLPVAMEAMRMAALSTYEDRRVSSGALLLGTETDPAFPDRTNAPDAPRYNVRLTSIKIIHRLCDGLRTVFVVDRRGDLAWAVDIERWTERVQGHAPLPAPCPRRFEHHARATRTGDHVGLVLSPSQEIKVFAGGVPVFTFSNARWRLLDVPSKFASWTKAVGDQAPPGLAARLFQAALNLSEDRVGALIVLLRDPEESLPHLVAPGDRIEDMLPLDPDAPADPDHLPPRMAKRALHHLIFSRRIGDLDASVLEAVAGIDGAVVVDRRAHLLAFGAILRITPEAILAARASEGARTVAALAASYHGPVLKVSQDGVMSMFLGGRRVWEL from the coding sequence ATGCCCGAGCCGACGGTCCCGATCCCGGAGCGTTCCTTCCGATCCAACTCCCGGCTCGTCGGCCTCTACCACGCGCTCTTACGGCAACAGCTCGACCACTTCTTCCCCGACTCTCGCCTCCGCCTCGAAGGCGACCACAGCCCGATCCACTGGAACGCCCAGCCCGACGAGCCGAACTACCACCTGCTGAGCGACCCCGACGGGCTCGATCTGATTATCGACTGGTTCGGCTCGCGCTACATCTTTCAGCCGGTCAGCCCGGTTCCCTTGCTCAGCTCCGAGCGCAAGCTGGTCGAGACGATCGTCCGTGTTCTCGACCTCCGCTTTCGGACCCTGATTGACGTCGACGCCGTTGATCGGACCGAGCTGTTCGACTACGCCCTCGAAGACGTGATCGTCACCGAGTACCTCGACCCTCCCGCTCCCATGCGCCTGCCGGTGGCGATGGAAGCCATGCGCATGGCCGCCCTCTCGACCTACGAGGACCGTCGCGTTTCCTCCGGCGCGCTGCTGCTCGGCACCGAAACCGACCCCGCCTTTCCCGATCGGACGAACGCCCCCGACGCCCCCCGGTACAACGTCCGGCTGACCTCGATCAAGATCATCCACCGCCTTTGCGACGGACTGCGGACCGTCTTCGTGGTCGATCGTCGCGGCGACCTCGCCTGGGCCGTTGATATCGAGCGCTGGACCGAGCGCGTGCAGGGGCATGCCCCGTTGCCCGCCCCGTGCCCCCGACGCTTCGAGCACCACGCCCGAGCCACCCGGACCGGCGATCACGTCGGCCTGGTCCTTTCTCCCTCTCAAGAGATCAAGGTTTTCGCCGGGGGCGTGCCCGTCTTCACCTTCTCCAACGCCCGATGGCGGTTGCTCGACGTGCCCAGCAAGTTCGCCTCCTGGACCAAGGCCGTCGGCGATCAGGCTCCCCCCGGCCTCGCGGCCCGGCTGTTTCAGGCCGCCTTGAACCTCTCGGAAGACCGCGTCGGCGCCCTGATCGTCCTCCTGCGCGACCCCGAGGAATCGCTCCCCCACCTCGTCGCCCCCGGCGACCGGATTGAGGACATGCTCCCCCTCGATCCCGACGCCCCCGCCGACCCCGACCACCTCCCCCCTCGGATGGCCAAACGGGCCTTGCACCACCTGATCTTCAGCCGTCGGATCGGCGACCTCGACGCCTCGGTCCTCGAAGCCGTCGCCGGGATCGACGGCGCGGTCGTCGTTGATCGCCGCGCCCATCTCCTCGCCTTCGGTGCGATTCTCCGCATCACCCCCGAGGCGATCCTCGCCGCCCGAGCCTCCGAAGGGGCCCGCACCGTCGCCGCCCTGGCGGCCAGCTACCACGGACCCGTCCTCAAGGTCAGCCAGGACGGCGTCATGTCCATGTTCCTCGGCGGCCGACGGGTCTGGGAACTCTGA
- a CDS encoding response regulator: MPTALIVEDEPDANTLLSMLVQMRGYRPQSALGGIEALDLLHRHRPDVVLLDLMLPDLSGYEVCRAIKSARETTLIPVVVVSAARVEENEARCYAAGANDFVPKPYTPDQIFRALSAADAWRKDVGRRPAEGCFSFDLRDPLEPLRELSRLRSLLRAWTPLPNDSLCAVIAALRDLWDSASSWGRHHEGNGRPIASVHYRLESDRLVCSIEDRSEGWLLDDPLAATSESLQNVPADLVATERHDNRLVLVCRHAPVDPEPEPDLDPDSDLHDTDDVH, translated from the coding sequence ATGCCGACCGCTCTGATTGTTGAAGACGAACCCGACGCCAACACGCTGCTCTCGATGCTCGTCCAGATGCGCGGCTATCGGCCCCAGTCGGCCCTCGGCGGCATCGAGGCCCTCGACCTGTTGCACCGGCATCGCCCCGACGTCGTCCTGCTCGACCTGATGTTGCCCGACCTCAGCGGATACGAGGTCTGCCGGGCCATCAAGTCGGCCCGCGAAACCACCTTGATTCCCGTCGTCGTCGTCTCGGCCGCCCGTGTCGAGGAAAACGAGGCCCGCTGTTACGCCGCCGGGGCCAACGACTTCGTGCCCAAACCCTACACCCCCGACCAGATCTTCCGCGCCCTCTCGGCTGCCGACGCCTGGCGGAAGGATGTCGGCCGACGCCCCGCCGAAGGCTGTTTCTCCTTCGACCTGCGCGACCCGCTCGAACCGCTCCGCGAGCTGTCTCGCCTCCGCAGCCTGCTGCGGGCCTGGACTCCCTTGCCCAACGACTCCCTCTGTGCCGTCATCGCCGCCCTGCGCGACCTCTGGGATTCCGCCTCCTCCTGGGGGCGCCATCACGAAGGCAACGGCCGACCGATCGCGTCGGTTCACTACCGCCTCGAATCCGATCGGCTGGTCTGTTCCATCGAAGACCGCAGCGAGGGTTGGCTGCTTGACGACCCCCTCGCCGCGACCTCCGAATCCCTCCAAAACGTCCCCGCCGATCTCGTCGCAACCGAGCGCCACGACAACCGCCTGGTCCTCGTCTGCCGCCACGCCCCGGTCGATCCCGAGCCCGAGCCCGACCTCGACCCTGACTCCGACCTTCACGACACCGACGACGTTCACTGA
- a CDS encoding hybrid sensor histidine kinase/response regulator — protein MDRFHTLLIVDDEPSLLESLSGLLRRRFRVLTASSGEEALALLDAGETVHIILSDQRMPGMTGDALLARVRRLAPEAIRILFTGYAEISAVINAVNRGEIFRFLLKPWEPEELDAVLSQAVAQYELVADRRRLVEELRAANDRLTTANRELTELNEVKSAFLEVASHEFNTPITLVHGMSELLRLIKPDRDEAEAELLEKLSEGSRRLARLVADTLKLMKAQDFRLSVRLAPVDLAHLLDDVADQIQPFLHARSQRLERRYDPGLGQALVDADKIRDALVNLLTNAIKFTPDGGLIQLDAGPEGPDRVVIHVIDHGVGIEARAVARMFEPFFTEFDPGSHSSGNFGFQKRGLGLGLTLVKKFVELHGGQVSAHSTPGQGTTVSVVLPRHPDPENQTPLSQTGSEG, from the coding sequence ATGGATCGTTTCCACACCCTGCTGATCGTCGATGATGAGCCGAGCCTGCTGGAAAGCCTTTCCGGCCTGCTCCGCCGTCGCTTTCGGGTTCTCACGGCCTCCAGTGGAGAGGAAGCCCTCGCCCTGCTCGATGCCGGAGAAACCGTCCATATCATCCTGTCCGATCAGCGCATGCCCGGCATGACCGGCGATGCCTTGCTGGCCCGAGTGCGCCGCCTGGCTCCCGAGGCCATCCGCATCCTCTTTACCGGCTACGCCGAGATCAGCGCGGTGATCAACGCCGTCAATCGCGGCGAGATCTTCCGCTTCCTCCTCAAACCCTGGGAGCCGGAGGAGCTGGACGCCGTGCTCTCCCAGGCCGTCGCCCAGTATGAGCTGGTCGCCGATCGCCGCCGGCTGGTCGAGGAGCTGCGCGCCGCCAACGACCGTCTGACCACCGCGAACCGCGAGCTGACCGAACTGAACGAGGTCAAAAGCGCCTTTCTCGAAGTCGCCAGCCACGAATTCAACACGCCGATCACCCTCGTCCACGGCATGAGCGAGCTGCTTCGTCTGATTAAGCCCGATCGCGACGAGGCCGAGGCCGAGCTGCTGGAGAAGCTTTCCGAAGGTTCCCGACGCCTTGCCCGGCTTGTCGCCGATACCCTGAAACTGATGAAGGCCCAGGACTTCCGCCTCTCGGTTCGCCTCGCTCCCGTCGATCTGGCCCACCTGCTCGACGACGTGGCTGATCAGATTCAGCCGTTTCTCCATGCCCGGAGTCAGCGGCTCGAACGCCGCTACGATCCCGGCCTCGGCCAGGCCCTGGTCGATGCCGACAAGATTCGAGATGCCCTGGTCAACCTGCTGACCAACGCCATCAAGTTCACCCCCGACGGCGGCCTGATTCAGCTCGACGCCGGCCCGGAAGGGCCCGACCGGGTCGTGATCCACGTGATCGATCATGGGGTTGGGATCGAGGCCCGCGCCGTGGCGCGCATGTTCGAGCCGTTTTTCACCGAGTTCGACCCCGGCAGCCATTCTTCGGGCAACTTCGGCTTTCAGAAGCGTGGGCTGGGACTGGGTTTGACGCTGGTCAAGAAGTTCGTGGAACTGCATGGCGGCCAGGTGTCCGCTCACAGCACGCCAGGGCAGGGAACCACCGTCTCCGTGGTCTTACCAAGACACCCCGACCCCGAGAATCAAACGCCGCTGTCCCAAACCGGCTCGGAGGGGTAG